In Mixophyes fleayi isolate aMixFle1 chromosome 4, aMixFle1.hap1, whole genome shotgun sequence, the following proteins share a genomic window:
- the LOC142149785 gene encoding histone H3, producing the protein MARTKQTARKSTGGKAPRKQLATKAARKSAPATGGVKKPHRYRPGTVALREIRRYQKSTELLIRKLPFQRLVREIAQDFKTDLRFQSSAVMALQEASEAYLVGLFEDTNLCAIHAKRVTIMPKDIQLARRIRGERA; encoded by the coding sequence ATGGCTAGAACTAAGCAAACCGCTCGCAAGTCCACCGGCGGGAAAGCTCCCCGCAAGCAGCTGGCGACCAAAGCTGCCAGGAAAAGCGCCCCAGCTACTGGCGGCGTGAAGAAGCCTCACCGCTACCGTCCCGGCACTGTTGCTCTGCGAGAGATCCGCCGCTACCAGAAGTCCACCGAGCTGCTGATCCGCAAGTTGCCCTTCCAGCGCTTAGTACGTGAGATCGCCCAGGACTTCAAGACCGACCTGCGCTTCCAGAGCTCAGCAGTCATGGCTCTGCAAGAGGCCAGCGAGGCTTATCTGGTGGGGCTCTTCGAGGACACCAACCTGTGCGCCATCCACGCCAAGAGAGTGACCATCATGCCCAAAGACATCCAGCTGGCCCGCAGGATCCGAGGGGAGAGAGCATAG
- the LOC142149786 gene encoding histone H2B 1.1: protein MPEPAKSAPAAKKGSKKAVTKTQKKDGKKRRKSRKESYAIYVYKVLKQVHPDTGISSKAMGIMNSFVNDIFERIAGEASRLAHYNKRSTITSREIQTAVRLLLPGELAKHAVSEGTKAVTKYTSAK, encoded by the coding sequence ATGCCTGAACCAGCCAAGTCTGCCCCAGCAGCCAAAAAGGGCTCAAAGAAAGCCGTCaccaagacccagaagaaagatggcAAGAAGCGGAGAAAGAGCAGGAAGGAGAGTTATGCTATTTATGTCTACAAGGTGCTGAAGCAGGTCCACCCCGACACCGGCATCTCCTCTAAGGCCATGGGCATCATGAACTCCTTCGTCAACGACATCTTTGAGCGCATTGCTGGAGAAGCTTCCcgcctggctcactacaacaagcgctccaccatcacctccaGGGAGATCCAGACCGCCGTACGTCTGCTGCTGCCCGGAGAGCTGGCCAAGCACGCCGTGTCCGAGGGCACCAAGGCCGTCACCAAATACACCAGCGCCAAATAA
- the LOC142150636 gene encoding histone H2A type 1-like: MSGRGKQGGKTRAKAKTRSSRAGLQFPVGRVHRLLRKGNYAERVGAGAPVYLAAVLEYLTAEILELAGNAARDNKKTRIIPRHLQLAVRNDEELNKLLGGVTIAQGGVLPNIQAVLLPKKTESHKPTKSK, from the coding sequence ATGTCTGGAAGAGGCAAACAGGGCGGTAAGACCCGTGCTAAGGCCAAGACTCGCTCATCTCGAGCCGGTCTCCAATTCCCGGTCGGTCGCGTTCACCGTCTGCTGAGGAAGGGGAACTATGCGGAGCGTGTGGGAGCTGGCGCCCCGGTGTATCTGGCAGCGGTGCTGGAGTACCTGACTGCTGAGATTCTGGAGCTGGCTGGGAATGCCgcccgtgataacaagaagacccgCATCATCCCCCGTCACCTACAGCTGGCTGTGCGCAACGATGAAGAGCTCAACAAGCTACTCGGTGGGGTGACTATCGCCCAAGGAGGagtcctgcccaacatccaggccgtCCTACTGCCCAAGAAAACCGAGAGCCATAAACCAACCAAGAGCAAGTAA
- the LOC142149787 gene encoding histone H1.01-like yields MSETAPAAAPAAPAEAPVKGKRQPKKAAAGSSKKGNKTSGPSVSEQIVKCVSASKERSGVSLAALKKTLAAGGYDVEKNNSRLKVALKSLVTKETLIQVKGSGASGSFKLNKKQLESKDKAAKKKVAVVKPKKAAAKKVPKSPKKSPSAAKSPKKAKKPAAAKKAVKSPKKPKPAVKPKKAAKSPAKKAAKPKVAKSPAKKAAKPKVAKSPAKKAAKPKKAAPKKK; encoded by the coding sequence ATGTCAGAGACAGCTCCCGCCGCAGCGCCCGCTGCTCCAGCAGAGGCCCCCGTCAAGGGAAAGCGTCAGCCGAAGAAAGCAGCTGCAGGAAGCTCCAAGAAGGGCAACAAAACGTCCGGTCCAAGCGTGTCTGAGCAGATTGTTAAATGCGTGTCCGCATCCAAGGAGCGCAGCGGTGTTTCCCTGGCCGCCCTGAAGAAGACCCTCGCTGCTGGAGGTTACGATGTGGAGAAGAATAACAGCCGCCTGAAAGTGGCGCTCAAGAGCTTGGTGACGAAAGAGACCCTGATCCAGGTGAAAGGCAGCGGCGCCTCCGGTTCCTTCAAGCTCAACaagaagcagctggagagcaaGGATAAGGCAGCTAAGAAGAAGGTGGCGGTGGTTAAACCCAAGAAAGCGGCAGCCAAGAAAGTGCCCAAGTCCCCGAAGAAGTCTCCCAGCGCAGCCAAGAGCCCGAAAAAGGCCAAGAAACCGGCAGCAGCCAAGAAAGCAGTAAAAAGCCCTAAGAAGCCGAAACCTGCTGTGAAACCCAAGAAGGcggccaagagcccggctaaaaaggcagctaagcccaaagtGGCTAAGAGTCCggctaaaaaggcagctaagcccaaagtagccaagagcccggctaaaaaggcagctaagccGAAGAAGGCTGCTCCTAAGAAGAAGTAA
- the LOC142150637 gene encoding histone H4, translating into MSGRGKGGKGLGKGGAKRHRKVLRDNIQGITKPAIRRLARRGGVKRISGLIYEETRGVLKVFLENVIRDAVTYTEHAKRKTVTAMDVVYALKRQGRTLYGFGG; encoded by the coding sequence ATGTCTGGCAGAGGGAAAGGCGGTAAAGGACTCGGAAAAGGAGGCGCCAAGAGGCACAGGAAAGTCTTGCGGGATAATATCCAGGGTATCACAAAGCCCGCGATCCGCCGCCTGGCTCGTAGAGGAGGTGTAAAGCGTATTTCTGGCCTCATTTATGAAGAGACCCGTGGGGTGCTGAAGGTTTTCCTGGAGAACGTCATCCGGGACGCCGTCACCTACACTGAGCACGCCAAGCGGAAGACTGTCACCGCTATGGATGTGGTCTATGCTCTGAAGAGACAGGGCCGTACTCTGTATGGATTCGGAGGCTGA
- the LOC142149789 gene encoding histone H3 yields the protein MARTKQTARKSTGGKAPRKQLATKAARKSAPATGGVKKPHRYRPGTVALREIRRYQKSTELLIRKLPFQRLVREIAQDFKTDLRFQSSAVMALQEASEAYLVGLFEDTNLCAIHAKRVTIMPKDIQLARRIRGERA from the coding sequence ATGGCTAGAACTAAGCAAACCGCTCGCAAGTCCACCGGCGGGAAAGCTCCCCGCAAGCAGCTGGCGACCAAAGCTGCCAGGAAAAGCGCCCCAGCTACTGGCGGCGTGAAGAAGCCTCACCGCTACCGTCCCGGCACTGTTGCTCTGCGAGAGATCCGCCGCTACCAGAAGTCCACCGAGCTGCTGATCCGCAAGTTGCCCTTCCAGCGCTTAGTACGTGAGATCGCCCAGGACTTCAAGACCGACCTGCGCTTCCAGAGCTCAGCAGTCATGGCTCTGCAAGAGGCCAGTGAGGCTTATCTGGTGGGGCTCTTCGAGGACACCAACCTGTGCGCCATCCACGCCAAGAGAGTGACCATCATGCCCAAAGACATCCAGCTGGCCCGCAGGATCCGAGGGGAGAGAGCATAG